From a single Lolium rigidum isolate FL_2022 chromosome 7, APGP_CSIRO_Lrig_0.1, whole genome shotgun sequence genomic region:
- the LOC124677088 gene encoding probable protein S-acyltransferase 14: protein MHRSAGVAMAWNVFRFCTALRGLGSIMILLVLAIVGVTYYAVVLCNYGPALLLGDGTTLAALAVLLLFHFLLAMLLWSYFSVVFTNPGSVPPNWNLDFDEERGETAPLSSSEYNSQTNSQQSMAVGDTGNPRVRYCRKCNQLKPPRCHHCSVCGRCILKMDHHCVWVVNCVGALNYKYFLLFLFYTFLETTLVTLSLLPHFIAFFSDVDIPGTPAALATTFLTFVLNLAFSLSVLGFMIMHVSLVSANTTTIEAYEKKTSPRWMYDLGRKKNFAQVFGNDKKYWFIPAYSEEDLRRMPALQGLDYPVRSDLDGQEL from the exons aTGCACAGATCGGCGGGGGTCGCGATGGCGTGGAACGTCTTCAGGTTCTGCACGGCCCTCAGGGGGCTGGGCTCCATCATGATCCTGCTCGTCCTCGCCATCGTCGGCGTCACCTACTACGCCGTCGTCCTCTGCAACTACggccccgccctcctcctcggcgacggcACCACGCTCGCCGCGCTCGCCGTGCTGCTCCTCTTCCACTTCCTG CTTGCTATGCTGTTGTGGAGCTACTTCTCTGTTGTGTTCACCAACCCTGGTTCTGTTCCGCCCAATTGGAATCTTGATTTCGACGAGGAAAGGGGAGAAACTGCTCCCCTCTCTAGTTCAGAGTACAATAGCCAGACGAATTCACAGCAGTCTATGGCTGTCGGTGATACAGGAAATCCAAGGGTGAGGTACTGTAGGAAGTGCAACCAATTGAAGCCGCCTCGGTGCCATCATTGCTCTGTTT GTGGAAGATGTATCCTTAAGATGGACCATCACTGTGTTTGGGTTGTTAATTGTGTTGGGGCACTGAACTATAAATACTTTCTCCTCTTCCTG TTCTACACCTTCCTTGAGACAACGCTTGTTACCCTATCTTTATTGCCTCACTTCATAGCCTTCTTCAGTGATGTCGATATCCCAGGAACTCCTGCAGCACTTGCAACCACATTTCTCACATTTG TGTTGAATTTGGCGTTTTCCTTGAGTGTTCTGGGTTTTATGATAATGCATGTTTCACTTGTTTCTGCTAATACAACAACGATTGAG GCATATGAGAAGAAAACTAGTCCACGTTGGATGTACGATCTTGGCCGGAAGAAGAATTTTGCTCAG GTATTTGGAAACGACAAGAAGTATTGGTTCATTCCCGCATACTCAGAAGAAGATCTGAGGCGAATGCCTGCTCTTCAGGGCCTTGACTATCCTGTGAGATCAGATTTGGACGGGCAAGAATTGTGA